GTGGCAGTCGCTCCGCGAGCGGTTCGGAGGCGGGGGAGCGTCCCTGAGCAAGACGGATCTCCTCTACTCGGGCGTTGAGCGGTAAGACCCATGTTCACTgccctttttatttaattattgtttgtATTGCATTTGTTAAATAGTAGTAGACGAGAAACTTTTTCGACCCTCTTAAGTATATAGGTTATTCTCCAGAAAGGTAAACCGCAGCCAAAACATTCAGAGTCTATAAATGTATGTTTTTCACATGTTTAtaggtaatttttaaaatttaactataATAAGCAGATTTAACATTAGTTTATAGCccattttgaaatatttcaatCCGAAGGCAGACAAGTGAGAAAGTTCTGTTTTGAGTCTGTGCATCggtcattaaatttcaattttaaaaaaagtctttatattttaaggtcAAACGACGATCAATCTTAGCATCAATTTTGAGTGCTAATCAAAACTATAAGTTTCATCTGTTAGGGGCATAtttgttagttttaaattGGTTAACAGAACCGGTTTTTTATAGTTGGGCACACGAATATAGCTATTTGCATTAGTTGTCAGGAAGTTAACTTTTTAAAGTAgtgctaaattaaaaaaaagtcctTAGCTGTTTTTGCGCTGCAGTAAAcctaatatataaatatttttctagaattaaataaaaaaaaatttgttccaaaagtatgtacatatgtatgttaaCACCATTTTAGAAAAGTTGTGGTGTTCCACAGTGCAGGTAATAGCTGTTTATACAGATAAAAAAAAGCCTTTTTGAGCTTTATTAagtaaatgcttttaaatgtattattttttatcataacAAGCAGCCAAGTCAGTCCGTAGAACTTCgggaaactataaaaacatttttaaatcaattcgatacaatttatttaacgGGGGCAGTGGGGTTTTCCGAATAAATCCTTTCCTTAGAacccaatttaattttttaatatcttctcCTAGTTACAAGCTGCAAACCCTGAGTTCGGGAAAAGTCATCGTTGAACTGAACCTTATTTTTCGAAAGTTCGAGGAGTACGGCGTGGAGTTCAAGTAGTCATGGGCGTGTTTTCACTCCTCATCGTGCTGTGCTTGGCCACTCACCAGACGAGTTCCATAAAAATAGGAATTTCGCACAACTACAACAGCACAGAACCCCCAATTCCGCACACTACCACAGAATCCTCAGCCACGACTGTGTCTGCCAGCAGTGGACCTCTGGGCAACTCTGCCAGTCCATGGCCGGAGGTCGCCAGCACTCCAGGAAACACCTTTCCACCGCGCAGCCAACAGAAGCCCAGGGTCACAGTGGCACCGCCAACCAGTGCTCTGCCGCCCCCGGCGGAAGCTCAACCTTTGAACGCCACTGAAGCACCTGCCTCCTTGCCAGGGATACCCAAGGATAACAGTCCCCACTACTGCGCCTGTGACCTGCACTCGGACATGTGTGACCTCAACTGCTGCTGTGACACCGACTGCCCGCCGGAGATTGCCCAGGTGTTCAACTGCATGGCCAGTTCCTCTTTCCCGCAGCTGCAATCCCGGCTGGAGGACTTCCAGTACACCCACGGCTTGCCCACGTGTCAGATGAACGACGGGTGGCTGTGCGTCTTCCGGAGCAACACAAAGACGGCCAAGACCACGTCTCAGTTGCCGGATTTGGATACTTCGCAGCGTTACAAATGGACGGACTACTTGGGAGCCTATGACTTGGACTCCGCTCAGTCCCGGTCATCGGCAGCGCACTACATGTTCGGACAGCCCCTGCAGTTGTGGCAGCCAGAGGCCAGACAACTGGCCACTTTCGAGCTGCCCGCCGCCTACGAGAGCTCCCGTTGCCAGCTGAAGCAGCCGGTTCTGCACCTGCAGCCCAGCAGGAGCCGCTGCAGGATGAAGGACTCTGCCCAGCTGCAGGAGCACCTCTGGGGCATACTCAACCTGACCGCCACACACCAGCTGCTGGCCAAACCCCTCGATCCAGAGGAACAGGAGGTGGAGGGTCTGACCATAGAGGTCTGTCAGAGAGGGGACGATGGGATCGCCTTGCATTGCCTGGAGCGAGGAAACGACACCCAACTGGATATTTTGGTGGACAAAGTGGAGCTTCTCCTGGTTCACAATTTCACAAATATTCTGCGGGCAAAGCTTTTGCTGGAGGAGGCAAATCTAACAGGGGATGACAGCGACTCCCGTTGGCTGCACTGCGAAGTCAGGTATGTCCCTGCAAATGCTTCGCTTGGTAAGCCCACCTCGGGACCACTGGGCTACCTGCCTGGCTCGCCCCTAATCCTCTCCAGAACGCTGCCACAGAACAACAGCGAAGAAGAACGGCAACTGAGCTACTTTAGTGAGATCAACGGGCCACCCCTGCCCCCTCGGAAACTTCCCGGAAGCAGCTGCCAACGCATCCTGGACCACAGGAGAGTCCTGCGATTCGGCGTGGACCTCCTCACCCGATGCCAGCTGCACCAAGCGGCGCCCCTGCTGCAGAAGGAGGCCAACCACACCGAATACTGCCAGGGCCTGCAAGCCCAGATTTGGGCCCAGCTGTTGCCCCTCAATGGCAGCCACCTGGAGGACGTGGCCAAGGTGCTGGTCTCGCAGCTGGGCAGACCGCAGCCGGACAAGTGGATGCCCCTGGAGCTGCGATACCCGGAGAACGCCCACGAGATGCCGCCACCCGTGCAGGCAGTGTACAACGAAGCGGAGCACAGCCTCAGCTGCCGGAACATATTCCTAAGCGTGGCATACGAGTTCCATGTGGCAGAGCAGGCCCTGCTGGAGGGAAGGGCTCCTCATCAGCGGGTCCTGCAGAGCAGCCGCCTGATCCTGGGCCAGCGGCATGACCTGGAGCTCGACAGCGAGCTGGAGGTGGCCCTGCCCCTGACCATCTCCGTCATGTTCTACCGGATGCAGGGCAATGCTCTAAGTGGGGCTGCCGCCGGAGCTGCTCCATCTGGACACGGAGTACTACCTGTAATCTGGGGAATTTATCTGGGATTGGCCACTAGATCGCTGCTACTGGGGATCTAGGCTGGTAATGCGATTAGCAAGAcgatttgtaaaataaatgacaCAAGCCAATAAACCTTAGATtatgaaaagtttttattttaggatttgtaataagtaaacaaaaagaGTCTATTCTTTATACATGTTATATTTGGGACATTTTTCCAGAATACCAGAACTGTATGGATACCCATAAACGCACTTAGCTATAAAGTTGTACCAACATTTTTGGTTAATTTGAGAATATTTTCGTATTGAGTTGAATTGCCATTGTATCCCTACTTTCCCTTAGCtgaacaatttcaatttcattccCTTATCtgaacaatttcaatttcattccCTTAGctgaaaaatttcaatttattgttGTTCCAATTATAACTTAATAATAGTTCATCTAATGATAACAGTTAATTTAAACCATTGACCAAACGTATTTTGACAGCCCCTAAAGTGATTCATCAGTCAACTGAATCGAAaacaacattaaatatttatatattttttagtaatttcCTGTTTTGcttcaaattaatataaatgtaatgacaaattaaaaaaatcttcaTATAATTTCACAGTTGTGTGTTAACATATCAATGTGAAACATGGAGTATTTTCTGTGAATCACAATCTAGAAAGAAGCCCTTCTCAAAATCGAACTCACCCCAATATAAGCGGATCCCACTTTGCAGCGGCTGTGGGTGAGGTTGTTGTCAGTGATCATCTGCTGGAACACCACTGGGTCCTCCACTTCGATCAGGAGACCGAAAAAATGGATAAACTTAACCGCATGCGTGTGCAGAGCTTTCAGGTTCAGGTCAACTCCGTTCCTGAACTTATGAATGCCCCAATAGACATCGTGTAAGTAGCTgtcaaatattgttttcaagATTACCGCACCAGGTTGATGGTTTTTACCTATAGAATACTTCTTGGCCATAGCGCCGCTCAAAGGGTCTGATCAAATTCCAAGCCTGCCTGAGGGCCACTCTTTCGCTGAGCGTGAATCCCAGGTCGTCCTTCACAGgaccaaattttattttgggtaTACGCTTTGGGTAGATATGATTCGCTATACTGGAAAGCTGCTTCGTAACTCTATCGTTGCTCATTCTGAAATTTGGATTATTTTCTCGAAAGTATAGAAGGGAGATTGAATTAACCAGAAATAGATAGGAAACACGAACAAATGTATGGTAAACTCATAAACAAAAgtcacaatttaattttaatttcatgttTGGCAAGATTTTCCACAGCATACTTAGAGGATCGGAAATATTTCCTTTAGGTCACAGCCTTTGTGATGGGATTTCCGGCTTCGCCAGAAGTGGTCCTTAGAGCAGTCGACAGGGCTCGTTTCCTGGCCACATCCACTACGGCGTACTCCCCGATAATTTTTACCAATCGGGTCAGGGCGTTCGTCAGTGTGGAGGAATTATGACTTTCAATCACAGAGGACTGGAGAATGTAGCTCTTAAGGGCATTGGCCAGCAtctaattaataaaaagtgGGAAACCAGGAAAGACCTTTTAttagatttatattttgttttatattacaaaaatgttttagctTTTAAGGAAATAATTTGGGGAAGGtttggtttttgaaaaaattattatatctagataattttatattattagcTCTAAATTTGAAAACCATCCTGCCATCAAATATCTATATTCTTGATCGGCTTGAATAGACGAGTTgatttagccatgtccgtctgtattACAACGTTTGCgagctcagtttaaaagcttgAATTTTGAATCTTTctcaattgttttattttttttaagtcaaaaATTGTGTAACTTTAGTTGTTTTCTAAGAATTATTCttgtttccctttttttttgccaaatatattgtttattttattatttcggaTCATAATTTTACTACAAGGCTATTAAAACTTCGTTCTCGTTTGAAGTATACAATTGGATTAACAAAAGATTGGAGCCCCGTAAGAAATGAATTTGTATTCAAGCAAATCGGAGTTCTGTACCACTCACCTTCATGTAGTCGGGTTCGATGCCATTCTTCAGATGTGCGGGAAGATTTTCATCCAAAGCCAGTCGAAAGGCTAGATTAGTATCCAATGTTTGGACCAGCTTGGACATCAGCCTCATCATGGCAAGCGAGTGTCCATGAAGCTTACTCAGGTTGATCTTGCCATCGCGCCGAAAGAAGTTAATTAGGTCCTCGTGCTGGGTCAAAAAGCTAAGCCACACAAATACTTAATTCGTAAATGCGGATATATAACTTTGATCGGGGAAGCTACCTGTAGAAATTGTCCTTGCCAAATCGGCGCTGGAAGGGCTCAATCAAACGCCAGGCATTGCGCAGAGCCGCCTTCTCCACCGTCGTGAACTGGTTCTCGTCGGGTCTGTAGCTTATGTCCCTTTCTGGTAGTGGCTTAGGGTACACCGGAAGGTCCACATGACGTGGTTGGACCTCACCACTTCCCTCCGAAGGAACAGCTTGACTGGTTTGGCTcattttgctttgttttattCCTAGTTATGTGCGCCTCTCGATTGAGTTTCCATGAACTGAATATTTTGGCTTGGTTCTACTGCTTACTGTGATCTGAACATGGTTGATGATTTAATCCAGGGACCGCTAATAACTCATATGAGAATTAAAAGTAGTCTAAACAAAAGAGGAGATCACGGAATATTTATagccttgcagagggtatacaaaaatagtaagagctaatttttcaaaaaaaagtgTCCAAAATTGACTTTTTGAACCCTAGTATCTTCCGTATAACTTTGAAATTCTCAAAACCAGAtcatatgtgtttttttttgttgtttggaaCCCAAAAAGCCAAAAGTACCCATGAAAAACGGACCTTCTAGTTTTAGGTGGCCCACTTGACAGATTTTAACTCAATTAcggttttgattttattaaaatcggataacGATATTATCTAGCTTACCTAGAAACGATCGGAACGATACCGGAAAATTTGTGATGATTtacttttattgttgtttaagATACAAGCATAAAAATCGggatattgttgttttaaaaaatatttaatttttggaaaagctgcaagggtatatacaATTCGGAAGCTGATTCCCTTCTtgttatttcaaattttagttGGTTTTACTAATCGTATAGTGTTAGTTGGCACGAAGCAAGCACTTGACCAGAGATGCAATCTTTTATCGGCCTTTATAATTGGTCTATTGATATAGTGTCAAAttcttttccaattttcaagTTTATTCGCAacaaaagcttataaaattaTGTTCATGGAAAGATTTGTAGAGAATTGATATACTCCTGAGGCACACCGCAAACGGGGCAAATTGTACGGTAGTCGAGGGCGCGGTGCAAGCACAGGTCGCAAAAGACGTGGCCACAACTGGTGGCACGGGGATTGGTGGCAAGGCGAAGGCAAATGGGGCAACGCACCACACTTTCGGAAATGAACACCTCGCCGGAACTGGTTGACTGGCCTTGAGCTGGAGCAGcgaaacaaaaagatagaaaaaatgcaataaattaatcaaatttatatcGAGTATATGGACAAAATGAAACCCACCAGCCAAGCCATTTGGCTGAATCTGAACGAAGACGTTGGTAGGATGGCGATTTGTCAAGGTAAAAGAAACGGGTGTTTGACTAGAGGATGCCCCACCacctgaaaaaaaacaaatattttaatcaaaatctaCCATTAACAAATTATCTgatttttttgcaatattaGCAAATatagaattattttaaaatgtttcattttatgaaaaacaattaagaaCATTGCAAATACATGTATGGAAGCCAACGTTGAGTTAAACCTTCAATTACATTACTATTAACAATTTATAAGATCTGAAACAACACTAAGTTAGTACTTTAAACATGTAGCACAAGAATTAAATGTTGCAATTTAAACTGCGTTGAAAGTCGAGTATTGATGTGACCACAGAGTCTACGTACCAGCAATTCCAATTGAAACTGGTGGTCCACCGGCTGGCGCAATAGCAATGCTGACATTGATCCCAACAGACTGCTGCTGGTCAGAGGGCGCGTGGTGAACGCTTTCACCTGCAGGACCTCTCGACGAAGTGCTGCGCGTGCGCACATGGTCCATTTCAATTGGATCCCCGACGGGAGTACCGCAAATGCCACACACGGAGCGAACATCCACAGAAGCTGTCGACTCATGGTCCGAGCTCTCGGAAGAAGTCTCCAACTCAGCACCAGCTAGAGAATTTCGGCAGGTAAtggcttaaatatatttcatattacACCAACAGTACCTGCATCTTCGTCATTATCCTGGTCAACGAGAGGTGGAACTAAGCCCGCACCTTGTTGTGGCACATCCTTCCTATTTTCActcattttttctttaattattatacGTATCGTTGTCGGTCCTCTGCTTAGAAAATTCTGACAGTTCACGTCTGACATATGTCACAATAAAAAGAGTAGAGTTACCAACAAACAGCTTTCAATTTTTAGGCAGCAACCCTACAATAATAATTGCAGACATCTGGCAATATTATTTAGGCATATTTACATTAAACAAGGAGCTGTCAGGCAATTAGTTCGTCTTaagcttattattttttatttttgcttgagaatggttttatttatatttaggaatgcttttatttgattaactctacgtattatttattatttaagcatATTTACATTAAACAAGGAGCTGTCAGGCAATTAGTTCGTCTTAAgcttcattttatttttttatttttgcctgagattggttttatttatatttaggaATGCTTTTATTTGAGTAACTCTacgtattatttattatttaagcatATTTACATTAAACAAGGAGCTGTCAGGCAATTAGTTCGTCTTAAgcttaatttcattttttttatttttgcctgagaatggttttatttatatttaggaATGCTTTTATTTGAGTAACTCTACgtattattacttttatgaatgaaaaaaaaaccgcaaAATCTAGTATATAAATCACAAGACCAGGCGTTCTTTGCCGTATTTAACTTGTTCTTTTAATTCATAACTTAAGACTactaaaaatacttttatatagaaacataaatttaaacgTGGCTCGCAGAGCAATTCCAACATAACACATAATAAGGATCTTACAAATAAATACGAGAAAATTGACGGATTGTCAGCTTTTTGTTACACATCGGGCACTTGTGCGTAGCACTAATGGCAGTTTGGATGCATTCTCGGCAGAAG
This genomic window from Drosophila gunungcola strain Sukarami chromosome 3R, Dgunungcola_SK_2, whole genome shotgun sequence contains:
- the LOC128252558 gene encoding uncharacterized protein LOC128252558 isoform X4 — encoded protein: MAKNYLHDVYWGIHKFRNGVDLNLKALHTHAVKFIHFFGLLIEVEDPVVFQQMITDNNLTHSRCKVGSAYIGDLAQALVNLVLKVSHKVRCPSLESGFRKIVEKFHGYQDLQAMKNPGKLPEQDEN
- the LOC128252558 gene encoding uncharacterized protein LOC128252558 isoform X3 translates to MSNDRVTKQLSSIANHIYPKRIPKIKFGPVKDDLGFTLSERVALRQAWNLIRPFERRYGQEVFYSYLHDVYWGIHKFRNGVDLNLKALHTHAVKFIHFFGLLIEVEDPVVFQQMITDNNLTHSRCKVGSAYIGLYGIVV
- the LOC128252554 gene encoding uncharacterized protein LOC128252554, encoding MSENRKDVPQQGAGLVPPLVDQDNDEDAAGAELETSSESSDHESTASVDVRSVCGICGTPVGDPIEMDHVRTRSTSSRGPAGESVHHAPSDQQQSVGINVSIAIAPAGGPPVSIGIAGGGASSSQTPVSFTLTNRHPTNVFVQIQPNGLAAQGQSTSSGEVFISESVVRCPICLRLATNPRATSCGHVFCDLCLHRALDYRTICPVCGVPQEYINSLQIFP
- the LOC128252537 gene encoding tectonic — encoded protein: MGVFSLLIVLCLATHQTSSIKIGISHNYNSTEPPIPHTTTESSATTVSASSGPLGNSASPWPEVASTPGNTFPPRSQQKPRVTVAPPTSALPPPAEAQPLNATEAPASLPGIPKDNSPHYCACDLHSDMCDLNCCCDTDCPPEIAQVFNCMASSSFPQLQSRLEDFQYTHGLPTCQMNDGWLCVFRSNTKTAKTTSQLPDLDTSQRYKWTDYLGAYDLDSAQSRSSAAHYMFGQPLQLWQPEARQLATFELPAAYESSRCQLKQPVLHLQPSRSRCRMKDSAQLQEHLWGILNLTATHQLLAKPLDPEEQEVEGLTIEVCQRGDDGIALHCLERGNDTQLDILVDKVELLLVHNFTNILRAKLLLEEANLTGDDSDSRWLHCEVRYVPANASLGKPTSGPLGYLPGSPLILSRTLPQNNSEEERQLSYFSEINGPPLPPRKLPGSSCQRILDHRRVLRFGVDLLTRCQLHQAAPLLQKEANHTEYCQGLQAQIWAQLLPLNGSHLEDVAKVLVSQLGRPQPDKWMPLELRYPENAHEMPPPVQAVYNEAEHSLSCRNIFLSVAYEFHVAEQALLEGRAPHQRVLQSSRLILGQRHDLELDSELEVALPLTISVMFYRMQGNALSGAAAGAAPSGHGVLPVIWGIYLGLATRSLLLGI
- the LOC128252558 gene encoding uncharacterized protein LOC128252558 isoform X2 — translated: MSNDRVTKQLSSIANHIYPKRIPKIKFGPVKDDLGFTLSERVALRQAWNLIRPFERRYGQEVFYRNGVDLNLKALHTHAVKFIHFFGLLIEVEDPVVFQQMITDNNLTHSRCKVGSAYIGDLAQALVNLVLKVSHKVRCPSLESGFRKIVEKFHGYQDLQAMKNPGKLPEQDEN
- the LOC128252558 gene encoding uncharacterized protein LOC128252558 isoform X1, which produces MSNDRVTKQLSSIANHIYPKRIPKIKFGPVKDDLGFTLSERVALRQAWNLIRPFERRYGQEVFYSYLHDVYWGIHKFRNGVDLNLKALHTHAVKFIHFFGLLIEVEDPVVFQQMITDNNLTHSRCKVGSAYIGDLAQALVNLVLKVSHKVRCPSLESGFRKIVEKFHGYQDLQAMKNPGKLPEQDEN
- the LOC128252555 gene encoding uncharacterized protein LOC128252555, giving the protein MSQTSQAVPSEGSGEVQPRHVDLPVYPKPLPERDISYRPDENQFTTVEKAALRNAWRLIEPFQRRFGKDNFYSFLTQHEDLINFFRRDGKINLSKLHGHSLAMMRLMSKLVQTLDTNLAFRLALDENLPAHLKNGIEPDYMKMLANALKSYILQSSVIESHNSSTLTNALTRLVKIIGEYAVVDVARKRALSTALRTTSGEAGNPITKAVT